The proteins below come from a single Pseudarthrobacter sp. SSS035 genomic window:
- a CDS encoding HupE/UreJ family protein, with amino-acid sequence MRRLVMFLIAFVVLFGPATAAQAHPVGTTGVLIEVKEDRLGLTLQLQLDQLNKATGLDLVRDGSVPAGDIARLVNEKIAITAGDAAYTTEITGIGYGTINGSDALIVNVAAASPSRPGPFTLDYSLLTDKLSGHKVYVSRVVDGHEAELLGVITADQPTLAIDVDTEKASVGAMIGHGMHHIADGYDHLLFLAVLLLSAPLVAKRTAAGWRWSPRADSLRSSVKRILTIVTAFTLGHSITLLIVSLGWFTPPVQYVETIVAASIAVAAWNLVRPMFAHGEVVLASVFGLVHGMAFATTILEMNLDTPDTLLAVLGFNIGIELAQLLGVILTVPLIHVAATGNHYRRLCGVFAVFGIVASAAWVVGIWTDSDSALTPLFDGVAAYPLVSYLVFAGVMLLLGFAKPRTISKTGARPGVKTAA; translated from the coding sequence GTGCGCCGCCTCGTGATGTTCCTCATCGCCTTCGTTGTCCTGTTCGGCCCGGCTACGGCGGCCCAGGCTCATCCGGTCGGGACGACCGGCGTCCTGATCGAGGTCAAAGAGGACCGGTTGGGGCTGACCCTGCAGCTGCAGCTTGATCAGCTGAACAAGGCCACCGGACTTGACCTGGTGCGTGACGGGTCCGTTCCCGCCGGGGACATCGCGCGGCTCGTCAACGAAAAGATAGCGATCACTGCGGGCGACGCCGCCTACACCACGGAAATCACCGGCATCGGTTACGGCACAATCAACGGCAGCGACGCTCTCATCGTCAACGTGGCGGCTGCGTCTCCGTCCCGACCTGGCCCCTTCACCCTGGACTATTCGCTGCTGACCGACAAGCTGAGCGGCCACAAGGTCTACGTCTCACGCGTCGTGGATGGACATGAGGCCGAGCTGCTCGGCGTCATCACTGCGGACCAACCGACGCTGGCCATCGACGTCGACACGGAGAAGGCCAGCGTCGGTGCGATGATCGGGCACGGGATGCACCATATCGCCGACGGCTACGACCACCTGTTGTTCCTGGCAGTGCTGCTGCTGTCGGCGCCGCTTGTGGCGAAGCGGACGGCTGCCGGATGGCGCTGGAGCCCCCGAGCTGACAGTCTTCGCTCGTCAGTGAAACGAATTCTCACCATCGTCACCGCTTTCACGCTCGGTCATTCGATCACCCTGCTGATCGTCAGCCTGGGCTGGTTCACTCCCCCGGTCCAATATGTCGAGACAATCGTCGCGGCATCAATTGCCGTTGCGGCGTGGAACCTGGTCCGCCCCATGTTCGCGCACGGTGAAGTGGTGCTGGCAAGTGTCTTCGGCCTCGTGCACGGCATGGCCTTCGCAACGACCATTCTCGAGATGAACCTCGACACGCCGGACACACTCCTGGCAGTGCTCGGCTTCAACATCGGCATCGAGTTGGCCCAGCTGCTCGGCGTGATTCTGACCGTCCCGCTGATCCACGTCGCGGCCACCGGAAACCACTACCGTCGGCTTTGCGGGGTCTTCGCGGTTTTCGGCATTGTGGCCTCGGCGGCATGGGTGGTTGGCATCTGGACCGACTCGGACTCGGCGCTGACCCCACTCTTCGACGGCGTCGCCGCGTACCCGCTGGTCTCCTACCTCGTGTTCGCGGGGGTTATGCTTCTCCTCGGATTCGCCAAACCCAGGACTATCAGCAAGACCGGAGCCAGGCCCGGGGTCAAGACCGCGGCCTGA
- a CDS encoding PQQ-binding-like beta-propeller repeat protein, which produces MNYEAHRANLFCRTVLAVLTATTAILLSSVGTAFAHDSREHGELVVTTNGTSSEGRLILGSEIVPVDQAGEWAQGLFAAECPLTAQGVDGASGGAPGNVVIELAWSCSVAQLDLSALLKAATLENLVVEFDGNTVVAKESAPVVDAIGAHAPVASSEWPEMLPIALVAAALGLAVAVILARRKRTPSAVPLQAKKPTLVKQPKRFRAALSGGLAVIALAPVLVLSPTAAMAATPGLSLTTVNPKVGTPLAFHYSTDAPASNNWVGIYGPNDTPGPIAARTWAYAPQADGTVTLGSGGLSAGTWKAHFLAKDGYAPLTAPIIFTLASSSTTELVVVQGSVFTDTNANGVRDAGEPGMADVSVTDGASWSKSGADGAYSIQMDRSRRETDLVQIVSPNGYTPALRADSVPQHFREVPAGPSPLTGLDFALVPDKNAANPTEKWSLVSDVEVSNTTDQAAASGLPTWTGRVKAMSENLETTMTITTGDLTVTDYAAEPRRQGGYNVLRNGLTDGKLGHAFYPVMGNHDVGGTATSVGYGGSMEYWRRNMGPEWYSFDRNGRHVVVLENNYDSSGLAPQLQWLKEDLGRHAVGKQVMVFAHRSLFTKWGPGAGMQPIVDELAKYDVRMFAAGHNQQAEFRRGAFARSVEVNNMGTYGLDSARPDYKILDFSTITDDPNTPANEDIGYIGGTHRQFGVNDDVALVSPAAGSTHGHKDGVPVQVFVEDDGRTPATASLVVTRKESGTTVWQEGALAFGKNTAATGIVNCYTPPGGTPEPCPDVRTSWTRAGAHIDGLEPGNYTATMTAVDTAGKEWPKVVNEFEVLADMRVSEANPGQDWLRQGGDETGGSASADNPGAKLDLKWSANTGEQFHLNGAAVADGKVIVASRAFDSPYSMMLAYDARTGAEAWRTYLDGDAESSPTVHGSKVYLTTGVGRVYALDTANGKVSWEAISHEQVIGSTVRRYGRAGGPVSVFDLPDRPAVAVYQEWDKVMCRNADTGEVLPGGFSAPAGWGQFHSAAIRQPGSTTAYLHSGSSQSLIGMDLTNCTRLSSVDTAGDLFSNSTPAFTKPARGDAQLVTATSSGVRGHNPAAGGALTWHAKLGTSSACEAGPPPVTSPATWGGIAYVASMDGVVRAYDTTSATPAVPLWEAPMGYLPGASPMDDPWNVASGCKAAGPGSPAAHALVTETVVYAATRDGRVVALDRATGERLAEYNLGAAVTSAMSVSGNLLFALTDDGTLHALAATNSKGGKS; this is translated from the coding sequence GTGAACTATGAAGCGCACCGCGCAAACCTCTTCTGTCGTACCGTTCTCGCGGTCCTGACCGCGACAACGGCCATCCTCCTATCCTCCGTGGGCACCGCCTTTGCCCACGACAGCCGTGAACACGGTGAACTTGTTGTCACCACAAACGGCACCAGCTCCGAAGGGCGTCTGATCCTCGGCAGCGAGATCGTTCCTGTCGACCAGGCCGGCGAGTGGGCCCAGGGCCTGTTCGCCGCAGAGTGCCCCCTCACCGCCCAAGGCGTGGACGGGGCCAGCGGCGGAGCGCCCGGGAACGTCGTGATCGAACTGGCTTGGAGCTGCAGCGTAGCCCAGCTAGACCTTTCCGCACTTTTGAAAGCGGCCACCCTGGAGAACCTGGTAGTCGAATTCGATGGCAACACGGTCGTTGCCAAGGAATCGGCACCCGTGGTTGACGCAATCGGCGCCCACGCTCCCGTTGCGTCCTCGGAATGGCCGGAAATGCTTCCGATCGCCTTGGTCGCCGCGGCTCTGGGACTCGCGGTGGCTGTGATTCTGGCCCGCCGGAAGAGGACCCCGTCAGCTGTCCCGCTGCAGGCAAAGAAGCCGACGCTGGTAAAGCAGCCGAAGCGGTTCCGTGCAGCCCTCAGCGGCGGCCTGGCCGTTATCGCGCTGGCCCCCGTACTGGTGCTCTCGCCCACCGCGGCCATGGCCGCAACGCCTGGACTGAGCCTCACCACGGTGAACCCGAAGGTCGGGACACCGCTCGCATTCCACTACTCCACCGATGCTCCCGCATCCAACAACTGGGTGGGCATCTACGGCCCCAACGACACTCCGGGCCCGATAGCGGCAAGGACCTGGGCCTATGCGCCCCAGGCAGACGGAACGGTGACCCTGGGCAGCGGCGGCTTGAGCGCCGGCACCTGGAAGGCGCACTTCCTGGCCAAGGACGGCTATGCGCCGCTGACCGCGCCGATCATCTTCACACTCGCCTCCTCGAGCACCACTGAGCTTGTGGTGGTTCAGGGCTCGGTATTCACCGACACCAACGCGAACGGCGTCCGCGACGCCGGCGAGCCCGGAATGGCCGACGTGTCCGTCACCGACGGCGCCAGCTGGTCCAAGAGCGGCGCTGACGGCGCTTACAGCATCCAGATGGACCGCTCGCGCCGCGAAACCGACCTGGTCCAGATCGTGTCCCCCAACGGATACACCCCCGCACTGCGCGCCGACTCCGTGCCGCAGCACTTCCGCGAGGTCCCCGCCGGCCCGTCCCCGCTCACCGGCCTGGACTTCGCCCTGGTGCCCGACAAGAACGCGGCAAACCCGACCGAGAAGTGGTCGCTCGTTTCTGACGTGGAAGTCAGCAACACCACCGACCAGGCAGCAGCCTCCGGCCTGCCCACCTGGACCGGACGTGTGAAGGCGATGTCCGAGAACCTCGAAACCACGATGACCATCACCACCGGTGACCTGACGGTCACGGACTACGCCGCAGAGCCCCGCCGCCAGGGCGGCTACAACGTCCTGCGCAACGGCCTGACCGATGGCAAGCTTGGCCACGCCTTCTACCCGGTGATGGGCAACCACGACGTCGGCGGCACCGCCACGTCCGTGGGCTACGGCGGCAGCATGGAGTACTGGCGCCGCAACATGGGTCCGGAGTGGTACAGCTTCGACCGCAACGGCCGCCACGTGGTGGTTCTGGAAAACAACTACGACTCATCCGGCCTCGCACCCCAGCTGCAGTGGCTCAAGGAAGACCTGGGCCGCCACGCCGTGGGCAAGCAGGTGATGGTCTTCGCACACCGCTCGCTGTTCACCAAGTGGGGTCCAGGTGCCGGCATGCAGCCGATCGTGGACGAGCTCGCCAAATACGACGTGCGCATGTTCGCCGCAGGCCACAACCAGCAGGCCGAATTCCGTCGCGGTGCATTCGCCCGCTCGGTTGAGGTCAACAACATGGGCACCTACGGCCTCGACTCCGCCCGGCCCGACTACAAGATCCTCGACTTCTCCACCATCACCGACGACCCGAACACGCCAGCCAACGAGGACATCGGCTATATCGGCGGAACGCACCGCCAGTTCGGCGTAAACGACGACGTCGCACTGGTCAGCCCCGCTGCGGGCAGCACCCACGGCCACAAAGATGGTGTGCCCGTGCAGGTGTTCGTTGAGGACGACGGGCGCACTCCGGCAACGGCGTCGCTGGTTGTGACGAGGAAGGAAAGCGGCACGACCGTGTGGCAGGAGGGCGCCCTCGCGTTCGGAAAGAACACGGCCGCGACCGGGATCGTCAATTGCTACACGCCCCCGGGCGGCACGCCCGAGCCCTGCCCTGATGTCAGGACCTCCTGGACCCGGGCCGGTGCCCACATCGATGGGCTGGAGCCCGGCAACTACACGGCGACCATGACGGCCGTCGACACCGCCGGCAAGGAATGGCCGAAGGTGGTCAACGAGTTCGAGGTGCTTGCCGACATGCGGGTCTCGGAGGCTAACCCGGGCCAGGACTGGCTGCGCCAGGGTGGCGACGAAACCGGCGGATCCGCGAGTGCGGACAACCCCGGCGCCAAGCTTGACCTGAAATGGTCAGCCAACACGGGCGAGCAGTTCCACCTCAACGGTGCGGCCGTGGCCGACGGCAAGGTCATTGTCGCCTCCCGCGCCTTCGATTCGCCCTACAGCATGATGCTCGCCTACGACGCCCGCACCGGTGCCGAAGCGTGGCGCACCTACCTCGACGGCGACGCCGAGTCCTCCCCCACCGTCCACGGCAGCAAGGTCTACCTGACCACCGGCGTCGGACGCGTGTACGCCCTGGACACCGCGAACGGCAAGGTGTCGTGGGAAGCCATCAGCCACGAGCAGGTCATTGGCAGTACCGTCCGCCGCTACGGCCGTGCCGGTGGCCCGGTCAGCGTGTTCGACCTGCCTGACCGGCCTGCCGTTGCTGTGTACCAGGAATGGGACAAGGTCATGTGCCGCAATGCCGACACCGGCGAGGTGCTGCCCGGCGGCTTCTCCGCGCCCGCGGGATGGGGACAGTTCCACAGCGCCGCCATCCGGCAGCCCGGTTCCACCACGGCCTACCTGCACTCCGGCTCCAGCCAGAGCCTGATCGGGATGGACCTGACGAATTGCACGCGCCTGTCCTCGGTGGACACCGCGGGCGATCTGTTCAGCAACTCCACCCCGGCCTTCACGAAGCCCGCCCGTGGCGACGCTCAGCTGGTGACGGCAACGTCCTCCGGCGTCCGGGGGCATAACCCGGCCGCCGGTGGCGCCCTGACCTGGCACGCCAAGCTGGGCACCTCCAGCGCCTGCGAGGCCGGTCCGCCGCCGGTGACCAGCCCCGCCACCTGGGGAGGCATTGCCTACGTGGCAAGCATGGACGGCGTCGTGCGGGCCTATGACACGACGTCGGCCACCCCTGCGGTCCCCCTCTGGGAGGCCCCGATGGGTTATCTGCCGGGCGCAAGCCCGATGGATGACCCATGGAATGTCGCGTCTGGCTGCAAGGCGGCGGGACCGGGTTCCCCGGCTGCGCACGCGCTGGTCACCGAGACCGTCGTCTATGCAGCAACCCGTGACGGACGCGTGGTGGCCCTGGACCGGGCCACCGGCGAACGCCTCGCCGAGTACAACCTCGGCGCTGCGGTCACCTCCGCAATGTCCGTCAGTGGCAACCTCCTGTTCGCCTTAACTGACGACGGAACCCTGCACGCTCTCGCCGCCACCAATTCAAAGGGCGGCAAAAGCTAG
- a CDS encoding SDR family oxidoreductase, translating into MSIVITGATGQLGRHVVEALLERNVPAAEIVAAGRSIEKLADFAARGVQVRAMDYTDVTSVALALQGAHKVLLISGTEVGQRVDQHRTVIEAAKAEGVELLAYTSVANADTTAMKLAAEHQGTEAILKDSGVPFAILRNGWYLENYTDQLQGALAQGALAGSAGEGKVSAAARVDYAEAAAAVLVAENQAGKVYELGGDHAFTLTELAQEISAAANKPVVYQDLPASDYAGLLAGFGVPELFADILADSDLGIARGDLLVSGSDLRTLIGRPTTPMPFAVRSALASA; encoded by the coding sequence ATGAGCATCGTCATCACCGGAGCAACCGGACAGCTTGGCCGCCACGTCGTCGAGGCCCTCCTGGAGCGCAACGTTCCGGCGGCAGAGATCGTGGCCGCCGGCCGGTCCATTGAAAAGCTTGCCGACTTCGCAGCGCGCGGCGTCCAGGTCAGGGCAATGGACTACACGGACGTCACGTCCGTGGCTCTGGCCCTGCAGGGCGCCCACAAGGTTCTCCTGATTTCCGGCACCGAGGTTGGCCAGCGCGTGGACCAGCACCGCACGGTGATTGAGGCAGCCAAGGCCGAAGGCGTGGAACTGCTGGCCTACACAAGTGTGGCCAACGCTGACACCACCGCCATGAAGCTGGCCGCTGAGCACCAGGGAACCGAGGCCATCCTGAAGGACTCGGGGGTTCCATTCGCCATTCTCCGCAACGGCTGGTACCTGGAGAACTACACCGACCAGCTGCAGGGCGCCCTTGCCCAGGGCGCGCTTGCCGGAAGCGCCGGTGAAGGCAAGGTCAGTGCCGCGGCCCGGGTGGACTACGCCGAGGCAGCGGCAGCCGTGCTGGTTGCCGAAAACCAGGCCGGCAAGGTCTACGAGCTCGGCGGAGACCACGCCTTCACGCTCACCGAACTGGCCCAGGAAATCAGCGCCGCGGCCAACAAGCCCGTGGTGTACCAGGACCTTCCGGCCAGCGACTACGCCGGACTCCTTGCCGGATTCGGCGTGCCGGAGCTCTTCGCCGACATCCTGGCGGACTCGGACCTCGGCATTGCCCGTGGCGACCTCCTGGTCAGCGGCTCGGACCTCCGCACCCTGATCGGCCGGCCCACAACGCCGATGCCTTTCGCCGTCCGTTCCGCGCTCGCTTCGGCCTAA
- a CDS encoding helix-turn-helix domain-containing protein, with protein sequence MEATVWPTNLPEDLRAHLPEGLADGVFPAGCPSRTVLDHITSKWGVLILLALSEGEQRWSELRRRAEGISEKMLAQTLKTLERDGLVLRKAQPVIPPRVDYSLTERGFELSGLLVPLVTWAYNNADDILNGQR encoded by the coding sequence ATGGAAGCGACTGTATGGCCCACCAACCTGCCGGAAGATCTCCGGGCACACCTGCCGGAAGGATTGGCCGACGGCGTGTTCCCGGCTGGGTGCCCCAGCCGCACCGTCCTGGACCACATCACCAGCAAATGGGGAGTGTTGATCCTCCTGGCGCTCTCTGAAGGTGAGCAGCGCTGGAGCGAACTCCGGCGCCGGGCAGAGGGCATCAGCGAAAAAATGCTGGCGCAGACCCTCAAGACCCTGGAGCGCGACGGCCTGGTGCTGCGGAAGGCCCAGCCGGTCATCCCGCCCCGCGTGGACTACAGCCTGACCGAACGCGGCTTTGAGCTGTCCGGCCTGCTCGTCCCGCTCGTCACCTGGGCCTACAACAACGCTGACGACATCCTCAACGGCCAGCGCTGA
- a CDS encoding 3-hydroxybutyrate dehydrogenase, producing MENTLNGRKAVVTGGASGIGAACVRELAARGAKVVVADVDSAGAAALADEVGGTAWAVDLLDVDALATLSLDCDILVNNAGIQSISPIEAFDPADFRRIIALMLEAPFLLIRAALPHMYANGFGRIINVSSVHGIRASPFKSAYVSAKHGLEGLSKVTALEGGGRGVTSNCINPGYVRTPLVEKQIADQAKVHGIPESEVLARVMLTESAVKRLVEPEEVASLVAWLASDHAGMVTGASYAMDGGWSAR from the coding sequence ATGGAAAACACACTGAACGGCCGCAAGGCCGTGGTGACCGGCGGCGCCAGCGGGATCGGGGCTGCCTGTGTCCGGGAACTCGCCGCCCGCGGGGCGAAAGTGGTGGTGGCCGACGTCGACTCCGCCGGCGCTGCCGCCCTCGCCGATGAAGTGGGCGGCACCGCCTGGGCCGTTGACCTGCTGGACGTTGACGCGCTCGCCACCCTGAGCCTGGACTGCGACATTCTGGTGAACAACGCCGGGATCCAGAGCATCAGCCCCATCGAAGCGTTCGATCCGGCGGACTTCCGCCGGATCATCGCGCTGATGCTCGAAGCGCCGTTCTTGCTGATCCGGGCCGCGCTGCCGCACATGTACGCCAACGGCTTCGGCCGCATCATCAACGTGTCATCCGTGCACGGAATCCGGGCCTCCCCGTTCAAAAGCGCGTACGTTTCCGCCAAGCACGGCCTGGAAGGGCTGAGCAAGGTGACGGCGCTGGAGGGCGGGGGGCGCGGGGTCACGTCCAACTGCATCAACCCCGGCTACGTCCGGACCCCGCTCGTCGAAAAGCAGATTGCGGACCAGGCCAAAGTGCACGGCATCCCCGAGTCCGAGGTCCTGGCCAGGGTGATGCTCACCGAGTCCGCCGTGAAACGACTGGTGGAACCGGAGGAGGTTGCTTCCCTGGTGGCCTGGCTGGCGTCCGATCACGCCGGCATGGTCACCGGGGCCAGCTACGCGATGGACGGCGGCTGGTCGGCGCGCTAA
- a CDS encoding MFS transporter, translating into MSVEQRSADNAAGSAPKGSGLKKIVAASMVGTVVEWYEFFLYATAATLVFGKYFFPATGNELDGIIQAFITYAVGFVARPLGGIVFGQIGDKLGRKPTLQLTIVIVGVATFLMGCLPGFAEIGYLAPTLLVALRFIQGFALGGEWGGAVLLVAEHSPNNARGFWSSWPQAAVPVGNLLATLVLFIMSTALSPEAFLGWGWRVAFWLSAVIVFVGYYIRTHVTEAPIFLEAKALVEKEQAVSYGVFEVVRKYPKGILQAMGLRFAENIMYYLVVSFAIVYLKSVHKYDTSSLLLALLIAHVIHFLVIPQVGRLVDKLGRKPVYLIGSISGAAWPFFAFPMFDTRNAVVIVLAVTIGLCLHAFMYAGQPAIMAELFPTRMRYSGVSLGSQVTSIFAGSLAPLLATQWLKDTGSWLPTAIYLVVACAITTVAVLSLKETKGIALEEVDKADAAREGLLPAASR; encoded by the coding sequence ATGAGCGTAGAGCAGCGCTCGGCAGACAATGCCGCCGGATCCGCACCCAAGGGATCCGGGCTTAAAAAGATTGTGGCCGCGTCGATGGTGGGCACGGTGGTGGAATGGTACGAATTCTTCCTCTACGCCACCGCCGCCACCCTGGTCTTCGGGAAGTACTTCTTCCCCGCCACCGGCAACGAGCTGGACGGCATCATCCAGGCGTTCATCACCTACGCGGTGGGCTTTGTTGCCCGCCCGCTCGGCGGAATCGTCTTCGGCCAGATCGGTGACAAGCTGGGCCGCAAACCCACGCTGCAGCTGACCATCGTGATCGTCGGTGTGGCCACGTTCCTCATGGGCTGCCTCCCGGGCTTTGCCGAAATTGGCTACCTGGCCCCCACCTTGCTTGTTGCCCTGCGGTTCATCCAGGGCTTCGCGCTCGGCGGTGAATGGGGCGGCGCGGTGCTGTTGGTTGCCGAACACAGCCCCAACAACGCGCGCGGATTCTGGTCCAGCTGGCCGCAGGCCGCAGTGCCGGTGGGCAACCTGCTGGCAACGCTGGTGCTGTTTATCATGTCTACCGCCCTTAGTCCGGAGGCATTCCTCGGCTGGGGCTGGCGCGTGGCGTTCTGGCTTTCCGCCGTGATCGTCTTCGTTGGCTACTACATCCGCACCCACGTCACCGAGGCGCCCATCTTCCTGGAGGCCAAGGCCCTCGTGGAGAAGGAGCAGGCCGTCAGCTACGGCGTCTTCGAGGTGGTGCGCAAGTACCCCAAGGGCATCCTGCAGGCCATGGGGCTGCGCTTCGCGGAGAACATCATGTACTACCTGGTGGTCAGCTTCGCCATTGTCTACCTCAAGAGCGTGCACAAGTACGACACGTCCTCGCTCCTGCTCGCACTCCTGATCGCCCACGTCATCCACTTCCTGGTCATCCCGCAGGTGGGACGGCTCGTGGACAAACTGGGACGCAAGCCGGTCTACCTGATCGGGTCCATCTCCGGTGCGGCCTGGCCGTTCTTCGCCTTCCCCATGTTCGATACCCGCAACGCCGTGGTGATTGTCCTGGCCGTGACCATCGGCCTGTGCCTGCACGCGTTTATGTATGCCGGCCAGCCTGCCATCATGGCCGAGCTCTTCCCCACCCGGATGCGGTACTCGGGCGTATCCCTGGGCTCGCAGGTCACCTCGATCTTCGCCGGTTCGTTGGCCCCGCTGCTTGCTACCCAGTGGCTCAAGGACACCGGTTCCTGGCTGCCCACGGCGATCTACCTCGTGGTTGCCTGCGCGATCACTACGGTTGCCGTGCTGAGCCTTAAGGAAACCAAGGGCATCGCGCTGGAAGAAGTGGACAAGGCCGACGCCGCCCGCGAGGGACTGCTCCCGGCGGCCTCACGCTGA
- a CDS encoding LysR family transcriptional regulator, translating into MKANPDDLLVLLAVSRSAKFTTAAQVLGLNHTTVSRRIAALEKALGGRVLARAAGGWELTELGTEAVRVAEQVEAAVSALGPAGQAPDPITGVVRMTATDGFSAYIAAPAVARLRRKHPGLSVEVVTMTRRALQQRSGLDIEVVVGEPQVHRAEAVQLGEYMLGMYASRAYLAENGTPASVAELTEHPLVYFVDSMLQVDDLDAPRRLVPAMREGLTSTNVFVHVEATRAGAGIGFLPCFMGNLHSDLVRLLPDDFAELLPYWMVLRPDSMRRPAVAAVVQALRDQTAAHRDALLGRG; encoded by the coding sequence ATGAAGGCGAATCCCGATGACCTCCTGGTCCTGCTCGCTGTATCCCGCTCCGCCAAATTTACGACGGCGGCGCAAGTGTTGGGGCTGAACCACACCACCGTTTCGCGTCGGATAGCCGCCCTGGAGAAGGCGCTGGGCGGCCGCGTCCTGGCGCGGGCGGCCGGCGGCTGGGAACTGACAGAGCTAGGCACGGAGGCCGTCCGGGTCGCCGAACAGGTGGAGGCAGCGGTGAGTGCGCTGGGACCGGCAGGCCAGGCACCGGACCCGATTACCGGCGTCGTGCGCATGACGGCGACCGACGGCTTCAGCGCCTACATCGCCGCGCCCGCCGTGGCACGGCTGCGCCGGAAACACCCGGGACTGAGCGTGGAAGTGGTGACGATGACCCGCCGGGCGCTGCAGCAGCGTTCCGGGCTGGACATCGAGGTAGTGGTGGGCGAACCGCAGGTCCACCGGGCCGAAGCCGTCCAGCTGGGCGAGTACATGCTGGGGATGTACGCCTCGCGTGCCTACCTTGCCGAGAACGGGACGCCGGCGAGCGTTGCTGAGCTGACGGAGCACCCGCTGGTGTACTTTGTGGATTCGATGCTGCAGGTGGACGACCTGGACGCGCCCCGGCGGCTGGTGCCGGCCATGCGCGAAGGGCTGACGTCCACTAACGTGTTTGTCCATGTGGAGGCCACCCGCGCCGGCGCCGGCATCGGATTCCTGCCGTGCTTCATGGGCAATCTGCACAGCGACCTGGTCCGGCTGCTCCCCGACGACTTCGCCGAATTGCTCCCTTACTGGATGGTGCTGCGACCCGATTCGATGCGCCGCCCTGCAGTGGCCGCCGTGGTGCAGGCATTGCGCGACCAGACGGCGGCGCACCGGGACGCCCTGCTGGGCAGGGGCTAA
- a CDS encoding spermidine synthase, whose product MAKRGKSGGRNSQRSTAGVIEVPKGTRPEGPVEGVYYVDTGDCELIADQDNSNGWLLKINGVMSSHIDLADPLFLDFEYMRWMAALIESRWPPKSGKGGTKAAAPTAGGAEKLRGLHLGGGACSLARYFHTAYPDARQVVVELDGKLAGYVRGWFDLPKAPLLRLRVGEAREVTETLTPDSRDFIIRDVFAGSLTPRPLTTAEFNDHIKRVLSPGGIYVVNSGDAPDLKNAREDAATIAAAFAHTVIIADPSMLKGRRYGNMVMAGSDTPLDGDPQLARRLLGGAVPAHIWNDAQVRAFAANSPVRHDPAAPSIER is encoded by the coding sequence ATGGCTAAGCGCGGCAAGTCAGGCGGGCGGAACAGCCAGCGTTCGACGGCGGGTGTCATCGAGGTGCCCAAGGGGACCCGTCCCGAGGGCCCGGTTGAGGGTGTCTACTACGTTGATACCGGCGACTGCGAGCTCATTGCGGACCAGGACAACTCCAACGGTTGGCTCCTGAAGATCAACGGCGTCATGAGCTCCCACATCGACCTCGCCGATCCGTTGTTCCTCGATTTTGAGTACATGCGCTGGATGGCGGCGCTGATTGAGTCACGCTGGCCGCCGAAGTCCGGAAAGGGCGGCACCAAGGCTGCCGCGCCCACCGCGGGCGGAGCCGAGAAGCTGCGCGGACTGCATCTGGGCGGCGGCGCCTGTTCCCTGGCCCGGTACTTCCACACCGCCTATCCGGACGCCCGGCAGGTGGTGGTGGAGCTCGATGGCAAGCTGGCCGGGTACGTCCGCGGCTGGTTCGATCTGCCCAAGGCGCCACTGCTGCGGCTGCGCGTGGGGGAGGCCCGCGAGGTCACCGAGACGCTCACGCCGGACAGCCGCGACTTCATCATCCGTGACGTGTTTGCCGGTTCACTCACCCCGCGGCCGCTCACCACCGCCGAGTTCAATGACCACATCAAGCGGGTCCTGTCGCCGGGCGGCATCTATGTAGTGAACTCAGGCGACGCCCCGGATCTGAAGAATGCGCGGGAGGACGCTGCCACCATCGCGGCCGCGTTCGCACACACCGTCATCATCGCCGACCCCTCCATGCTGAAGGGCCGCCGCTACGGCAACATGGTGATGGCCGGCAGCGACACCCCGCTGGACGGGGACCCGCAGCTTGCCCGCCGGCTTTTGGGCGGTGCCGTCCCGGCCCACATCTGGAACGACGCCCAGGTGCGGGCCTTCGCCGCGAACTCCCCGGTCCGTCACGACCCGGCAGCGCCATCGATTGAGCGTTAG